Genomic DNA from Salvia hispanica cultivar TCC Black 2014 unplaced genomic scaffold, UniMelb_Shisp_WGS_1.0 HiC_scaffold_212, whole genome shotgun sequence:
aaaccaaaattgagcccaaatattttacaaaattgttAACAATCgatattaatataattgggtaagtggcaaaaaaaataaaattggttaATGTCCGATGAAACTTTAAATAAAggctaattatattataatttttatattttttaaattatcccATATTCCATGATTTAGATGGAAATTATGTAGTACGTTTTTTAAACAATAGTGTTAGTTATGTGTTTAACTTTtacaattgattatttaagaaacgtataatgatttatttgttctttctttaagaaaagattatttttaaagggTTACTTATGACAAATTTACAGGATTGATTTAGAATCATACAAATAACAAAAGATGTTAGGTAAAAAATTTTAGAGGTATTTGTTCAATACATTTTTGAATTGTGTGATTAAATGAATCATGAGTGGAGGTTGCTCGGTTTCAAAGAAACAAACGTCGGTTAAATCAGCTGATACTTTTTAGCCATGGACAGCCGGAACGTCGTCGTTTGCGACAACGGCACCGGTGTAATTTCCCTCATCTTCAACCACCTGCACATTTCCGTTTATCgatctttgattttattattgtcGCTTGATCGCTTCCCCCGATCGATGCTGCATGTCTAGCTGATATTGGATGTTGATCTATCCTGTTAGTGTTAATTATAGACTTTTATTGTGCTTTTAGGGTAATTTCAGTGTGAATTGCATCAATTTTGCAGTTACGCTTTTGGTCATTACCCCCAGGTTCCAGTTGTTGATGGATACTCATTTCCCCATCTAACAAAACGAATGAATGTAGCTGGGCGCCACATAACATCATATCTTCTTGATTTGCTCATGAGGAGGGGGTATGTGTTCTTGAAATTTCACTACTCAGTTGTTGCATTATGTTGGGGATACTGGGAAATATAgcatttttctcatttttcgtTTTATCTCTGTGAAGGTATGCCATGAACAGAAATGCTGACTTTGAGACAGTGAGAAATATCAAAGAGAAGCTTTGTTATATAAGGTGAACTTGCCTTCACTTCTTTCAATGGCGACATAcaggttttaaaaatttgccTAGTTTCCTGCAGTTATGATTACAAAAGGGAGTATCAGTTGGGACTTGATACCACCATCCTCgtaaaaaattatactgtAAGTTGTTTTTGCAAATTCTTGTCATTTACCAAACTTATAGGATAACATGTATCATTGATGTTGATATACCTCTAATAATTAGCTCCCAGATGGAAGGGTCATTAAAGTTGGGAATGAGCGATTTCAAGCACCTGAGGCTCTATTCTCTCCCGTAAGTATGTTTCTGCCATTCCAAAGCATTATGAGTACTTTCTGATCCATGCTTTATGACTTATATGCAAATAATCTATTTGTTGTAATTCATACAGGAGCTAATAGATGTCGAAGGAGATGGAATGGCTGACATGGTTTTTCGTTGCATCCAGGAAATGGATATCGACAATAGGATGATGGTACTCATATATCTTTTAACTGCAAGGTCTCCATGTGATGCATTTTGCAGTTGTTAGTGCAATTAgaatccttttcttttttgcagCTCTACCAGCACATTGTCCTAAGCGGTGGAAGCACAATGTATCCTGGATTACCTAGTCGGTATATATCATATCCCTCTCCACTTTCAGCGACAAACTTGATCGTTTcataagtatattttatcGGGAAAGTCCATCAACTTAATGTTGGTGA
This window encodes:
- the LOC125198719 gene encoding actin-related protein 2, with the protein product MLIYPVPVVDGYSFPHLTKRMNVAGRHITSYLLDLLMRRGYAMNRNADFETVRNIKEKLCYISYDYKREYQLGLDTTILVKNYTLPDGRVIKVGNERFQAPEALFSPELIDVEGDGMADMVFRCIQEMDIDNRMMLYQHIVLSGGSTMYPGLPSRLEKELSERYLDSVLKGNKDGLKKLRLRIEDPPRRKHMVYLGG